One part of the Ursus arctos isolate Adak ecotype North America unplaced genomic scaffold, UrsArc2.0 scaffold_14, whole genome shotgun sequence genome encodes these proteins:
- the TIMM13 gene encoding mitochondrial import inner membrane translocase subunit Tim13 isoform X2: protein MEGGFGSDFGSSGGGKLDPGLIMEQRMTDKCFRKCIGKPGGSLDNSEQKCIAMCMDRYMDAWNTVSRAYNSRLQRERANM from the exons ATGGAGGGTGGCTTCGGCTCGGATTTCGGGAGCTCCGGCGGCGGCAAGCTGGACCCGGGGCTCATCATGGAGCAG AGGATGACGGACAAGTGCTTCCGGAAGTGCATCGGGAAGCCGGGGGGCTCCCTGGACAACTCGGAACAG AAGTGCATCGCCATGTGCATGGACCGCTACATGGATGCCTGGAACACCGTGTCCCGCGCCTACAACTCACGGCTGCAGCGGGAACGAGCCAACATGTGA
- the LMNB2 gene encoding lamin-B2, which produces MSPPCRGRRPEQRGPRAAVAAAATTAAAMATPLPGRAGGPATPLSPTRLSRLQEKEELRELNDRLAHYIDRVRALELENDRLLLKISEREEVTTREVSGIKTLYEAELADARRVLDETARERARLQIELGKLKAELEEANKSSKKREGELTVAQGRVKDLESLFHRSEAELAAALSDKRGLESDVAELRAQLAKAEDGHAVAKKQLEKETLMRVDLENRCQSLQEELDFRKNVFEEEVRETRRRHERRLVEVDSSRQQEYDFKMAQALEELRSQHDEQVRLYKLELEQTYQAKLDSAKLSSDQNDKAASAAREELKEARMRLESLSYQLSGLQKQASAAEDRIRELEETMAGERDKFRKMLDAKEQEMTEMRDMMQQQLAEYQELLDVKLALDMEISAYRKLLEGEEERLKLTPSPSSRITVSRATSSSSSSSVSTAGRSGRSKRKRLEAEESPGPGSSGIGSGGSSSSSSTSFHLAQQASASGGVSIEEIDLEGRFVQLKNSSDKDQSLGNWRIKRQVLEGEEIAYKFTPKYVLRAGQTVTVWAAGAGVAHSPPSTLVWKSQNSWGTGESFRTILLNADGEEVATRTVKRSSVVREAENGEEAEEEPAEFGEEDLFHQQGDPRTTSRGCRVM; this is translated from the exons ATGAGCCCGCCGTGCCGCGGCCGCCGTCCCGAGCAGCGCGGGCCCCGAGCAGctgtcgccgccgccgccaccaccgccGCCGCCATGGCCACGCCGCTGCCCGGCCGCGCGGGCGGGCCCGCCACGCCGCTGTCGCCCACGCGCCTGTCGCGgctgcaggagaaggaggagtTGCGCGAGCTCAATGACCGCCTGGCGCACTACATCGACCGTGTCCGCGCGCTCGAGCTCGAGAACGACCGGCTCCTGCTCAAGATCTCCGAGAGGGAGGAGGTGACCACGCGCGAG GTGAGCGGCATCAAGACGCTGTACGAGGCCGAGCTGGCCGATGCCCGCAGGGTGCTGGACGAGACGGCGCGGGAGCGGGCGCGGCTGCAGATCGAGCTGGGGAAGCTGAAGGCTGAGCTCGAGGAGGCCAACAAGAG CTCCAAGAAGAGGGAGGGCGAGCTCACGGTGGCCCAGGGCCGCGTGAAGGATCTGGAGTCCCTGTTCCACCGGAGTGAGGCAGAGCTGGCTGCCGCCCTCAGCGACAAGCGTGGCCTGGAGAGCGACGTGGCCGAGTTGCGGGCCCAGCTGGCGAAG GCGGAGGATGGTCACGCGGTGGCCAAaaagcagctggagaaggagaCGCTGATGCGCGTGGACCTGGAGAACCGCTGCCAGAGCCTGCAGGAGGAGCTCGACTTCCGGAAAAACGTCTTCGAGGAG GAGGTGCGGGAGACGCGGCGGCGGCACGAGCGTCGCCTGGTGGAGGTGGACAGCAGCCGGCAGCAGGAGTACGACTTCAAGATGGCCCAGGCGCTGGAGGAGCTGCGCAGCCAGCATGACGAGCAAGTGCGGCTGTAcaagctggagctggagcagacCTACCAGGCCAAG CTGGACAGCGCCAAGCTGAGCTCCGACCAGAACGATAAGGCCGCCAGCGCCGCCCGGGAGGAGCTGAAGGAAGCCCGCATGCGCCTCGAGTCCCTCAGCTACCAGCTCTCTGGTCTCCAGAAGCAG GCCAGTGCGGCAGAGGACCGGATTCGCGAGCTGGAGGAGACCATGGCTGGGGAGCGGGACAAGTTCCGCAAGATGCTGGACGCCAAGGAGCAGGAGATGACCGAGATGCGGGACATGATGCAGCAGCAGCTGGCCGAGTACCAGGAGCTGCTCGACGTCAAGCTGGCCCTGGACATGGAGATTAGCGCCTACCGCAAGCTCTTGGAGGGcgaggaggagag GCTGAAGTTGACCCCCAGCCCGTCCTCGCGGATCACTGTGTCGCGGGCCACGtcgagcagcagcagcagcagcgtgTCTACGGCCGGGCGCTCGGGCCGCAGCAAGCGCAAGCGGCTGGAGGCGGAGGAGTCGCCGGGCCCGGGCTCCAGCGGCATCGGCTctggcggcagcagcagcagcagcagcacgaGCTTCCACCTGGCGCAGCAGGCGTCGGCCTCGGGCGGCGTCAGCATCGAGGAGATCGACCTGGAGGGCAGGTTTGTGCAGCTGAAGAACAGCTCGGACAAG GACCAGTCTCTGGGGAACTGGAGGATCAAGAGGCAGGTGTTGGAAGGGGAGGAGATCGCCTACAAGTTCACGCCCAAGTACGTGCTGCGTGCCGGCCAGACCGTCACG GTGTGGGCAGCTGGTGCAGGAGTGGCCCACAGCCCCCCCTCGACACTCGTGTGGAAAAGCCAGAACAGCTGGGGCACGGGCGAGAGCTTCCGGACCATCCTGCTCAATGCTGACGGGGAG GAGGTGGCCACGAGAACCGTGAAGCGGTCGTCGGTGGTGCGGGAGGCGGAGAacggggaggaggcagaagaggagccGGCGGAATTCGGCGAGGAGGATCTTTTCCATCAACAG GGGGACCCGAGGACCACCTCGAGAGGCTGCCGCGTGATGTGA
- the TIMM13 gene encoding mitochondrial import inner membrane translocase subunit Tim13 isoform X1 has product MEGGFGSDFGSSGGGKLDPGLIMEQVKVQIAVANAQELLQRMTDKCFRKCIGKPGGSLDNSEQKCIAMCMDRYMDAWNTVSRAYNSRLQRERANM; this is encoded by the exons ATGGAGGGTGGCTTCGGCTCGGATTTCGGGAGCTCCGGCGGCGGCAAGCTGGACCCGGGGCTCATCATGGAGCAGGTGAAGGTGCAGATCGCCGTGGCTAACGCGCAGGAGCTGCTGCAG AGGATGACGGACAAGTGCTTCCGGAAGTGCATCGGGAAGCCGGGGGGCTCCCTGGACAACTCGGAACAG AAGTGCATCGCCATGTGCATGGACCGCTACATGGATGCCTGGAACACCGTGTCCCGCGCCTACAACTCACGGCTGCAGCGGGAACGAGCCAACATGTGA